GCGGGGCCTGCCCACCGTCACCTATGACTACCGGGGCATTGGCGGTTCGCGCCCCGCGTCGCTCGTGGGCTTCGGGGCCCGGATGGAGGACTGGGGAGCGAAGGACCTCGCGGGCGCCATCGACACGGTGCGCGAGCGCTTCCCGGGCCGCCGGGTGCTGCTGGTGGGGCATAGCGCGGGCGGACAGCTGCTCGGGCTCGCGGACAATGCGCGCGCGGTGACGGCGCTGCTCACGGTGGCGTCGGGTTCGGGTTACTACCGGCTCTTTCCCCAGCGGCTGCGCATGGCGCTCAACTGGCGCGTGCTGGCGCCCCTGCTGGTGAAGGCGTACGGGAAGCTGCCGGGCTGGGCCGGCACGGCGGAGGACCTGCCCGCGGGCGTGGCCGAGCAGTGGGCGCGCTGGTGCCTGGCGCCGAGCTACCTGCTGAGCGAGGGCGGTGAGGCACGCCGCGAGGCCTATGCCTCGCTGTACCTGCCGCTACGGGCCTACAGCTTCACGGACGACCCCATCGCCTCGCCGGCCTCGGTGCGCGCGCTGCTGTCCGTCTACGCGGATGCCGTCGTGGACCACCGGCTGCTCTCTCCGAAGCAGCTGGGACAGGCCATCGGCCACTTCGGCTTCTTCCGCGCGCCCTTCCGCGACTCGCTGTGGGCGGACGCGGCGGACTGGCTCGCGGACAAGGCACTGTCTCCCCGGTACGCGAAGCGCGCCTGACACGCCGACGACGCGTGGAGCGCCACGGGCTCAGCGGCTGGCGCGCTGACCCGGCGCCGGCATGCGCTCCTCCGTCCACCAGGCGCCCAGGGCCGTGAAGGAAATTTCCGCTCCGAGCCGCCCCGGGTAGTGCTCAAGGCGGCGAAGGCCGCTGAGCGCCTCACCGCATCCGGCCGCGCCACGCAGGCCGAGACGATGCGCGCGTGGATGGACTCCCTGCCAGAGGACGAGAAGCCGAAGCCCTCCCCTGAGAAGAAGCGGCGCCGGCAGGACGGCAGGACGTGAGGAGACCTTGGCACCCAGTCGGTCAGGTCACCCCTTCGAAATTCCGAGGTAATAATCCAGCGATTCCCGTCCGGGTGGGCACGAGATCCTCATGGCCCCACCCAACGCCCTGGTGTCCCATACAACCCCACTGGCAGAGAAACTGCCTGCGGAGGCCTCCTCCGCTGCAGTGATGGAGGCTCGCGCGCCGCAAAGGCCCTTGCATATCGTAGAGCAGAATGCGGCGATCCATGGAGGGGCCTCACCTTTGATGGGAATGGGAGACCGCAGCCACGCGGCGGGGGCGATTGCGCTGCAACTCCGCGACTGGCTCCTGGCCCAGGCAAAGGTCATCTGCCGCAATGCACCGGATGCAGAGGATCTCGTCCAGGAGACTCTGACCCGGTTCATGGCCACCTTTGGCAGCGCAAGCCCACTGCCGAACGAGCGCACCGCCGCGAAGTGGCTGGTGACCACTCTCACCCACATC
Above is a window of Pyxidicoccus trucidator DNA encoding:
- a CDS encoding alpha/beta fold hydrolase, whose translation is MAHAAMLEREVGPAVPETTSDATGLSLDTGPGVPFPIRARDGYALSGTLYPHTGAELGGVVLISSATGARQRYYARFAAYLAGRGLPTVTYDYRGIGGSRPASLVGFGARMEDWGAKDLAGAIDTVRERFPGRRVLLVGHSAGGQLLGLADNARAVTALLTVASGSGYYRLFPQRLRMALNWRVLAPLLVKAYGKLPGWAGTAEDLPAGVAEQWARWCLAPSYLLSEGGEARREAYASLYLPLRAYSFTDDPIASPASVRALLSVYADAVVDHRLLSPKQLGQAIGHFGFFRAPFRDSLWADAADWLADKALSPRYAKRA
- a CDS encoding RNA polymerase sigma factor gives rise to the protein MAPPNALVSHTTPLAEKLPAEASSAAVMEARAPQRPLHIVEQNAAIHGGASPLMGMGDRSHAAGAIALQLRDWLLAQAKVICRNAPDAEDLVQETLTRFMATFGSASPLPNERTAAKWLVTTLTHIFYDQCRKQRVQARRVSDLSLAAESRNEQPVPPPAYESLSEEQIEEAISLLGSVGRTTFELHVAGKKNPDIARELGIRAGTVAKRLHDARVKLRTILRKYLQSGVN